In a single window of the Esox lucius isolate fEsoLuc1 chromosome 22, fEsoLuc1.pri, whole genome shotgun sequence genome:
- the setd4 gene encoding SET domain-containing protein 4 isoform X3, whose amino-acid sequence MRKKNGRRARKKRRKLEFRDTVVQSVTLSHEPQFVALRRWLQQRGFSSKLLVPAHFSDTGRGLMTLEPIKAGALLISLPEKCLLTTSTVLRSYIGEYMKRWKPPIAPLLALCTFLISERHFGQLAEWKPYIDVLPQKYTCPAYFSDEVIEVLPGNMRDKALEQRAKVQELQTSSLGFFSSLQPLFSQPVDGVFTYDALRWAWCSVNTRTVYMEHPPSPYLSMERNVYALAPYLDLLNHCPAVQVEAGFSQGSYEIGSVQGCNRFQQAFICYGPHDNQRLLLEYGFVATGNPHSVVYVDQGVLWQCISTTDRNQLAQKLLFLKNNDFLENLTLSLDGPSWRLMTALRLLSLKLEQYHLWKSVLQGAVVSQDREEWCVEAALRICHNLIDDNARALDKISQLTENADASLTEQLAVVEHLQGEEQGILGFNLEVLQRLKNKFCHVHGTEYQTFPV is encoded by the exons ATGAGGAAGAAAAATGGAAGAAGGGcaaggaagaagaggaggaaactGGAGTTCAGAGATACAGTTGTTCAGTCAG TGACACTATCCCATGAACCACAATTTGTGGCGCTAAGAAGATGGCTGCAACAGCGAGGCTTCAGCTCCAAACTCTTAGTACCAGCACACTTCTCCG acACAGGACGTGGACTGATGACATTAGAGCCTATCAAG GCTGGTGCTTTGCTGATTTCCTTACCTGAGAAATGCCTTTTAACCACCTCTACTGTTCTAAGGAGTTACATTGGTGAATACATGAAAAG ATGGAAACCACCTATTGCTCCTCTACTTGCTCTTTGTACCTTTCTCATCTCTGAGAGACATTTTGGGCAACTTGCTGAATGGAAGCCCTACATTGACGTCCTGCCCCAAAAATACACATGCCCGGCTTACTTCTCTGATGAGGTCATCGAAGTGTTGCCGGGGAACATGAGGGACAAAGCCCTGGAGCAGAGAGCCAAGGTTCAGGAGCTGCAAACCTCTTCGTTGGGAttcttcagctccctccagcCCCTCTTTAGCCAACCTGTGGATGGCGTGTTCACGTATGATGCGCTTCGCTGGGCCTGGTGCAGTGTCAACACACGCACTGTGTATATGGAGCACCCGCCCAGCCCTTATTTGTCTATGGAGAGAAATGTGTATGCTTTAGCCCCATACCTGGACCTGCTCAACCACTGTCCAGCCGTACAG GTAGAGGCGGGCTTCAGCCAAGGAAGCTATGAGATAGGTAGCGTCCAGGGCTGCAATCGATTCCAGCAGGCTTTCATCTGTTACGGTCCCCATGACAACCAACGTCTCCTGCTGGAGTATGGTTTTGTTGCTACCGGAAACCCTCACAGTGTTGTTTATGTAGACCAAG GTGTCCTCTGGCAATGCATCAGTACaacagacagaaaccagctGGCGCAGAAACTACTTTTCCTAAAGAACAATGACTTTTTAGA AAATCTGACCCTAAGTTTGGACGGGCCCTCCTGGAGACTGATGACTGCACTCAGGTTGCTCTCACTCAAGCTAGAACAATA CCATCTGTGGAAGAGTGTCCTCCAGGGGGCGGTGGTgagccaggacagagaagagtggTGTGTTGAAGCAGCCTTACGGATTTGTCACAACCTCATAGACGACAATGCCAGAGCTCTGGATAAG ATATCCCAACTGACAGAGAATGCGGACGCGTCTTTGACAGAGCAGCTAGCTGTGGTAGAACATCTACAAGGAGAGGAGCAAGGGATTCTGGGTTTTAACCTGGAAGTGCTGCAGAGACTTAAAAACAAATTTTGCCATGTACACGGTACAGAATACCAAACCTTTCCTGTATGA
- the setd4 gene encoding SET domain-containing protein 4 isoform X1, which produces MLSSSLLRRWLNFPDRLLVLDFFYQWCATSLVVATPLGGRRNPGKQPRKQAIYREENQVAQQPQPSKLPSLLKPINRAQRGCAAPEIQTVSVLLLSEDRQTNIMRKKNGRRARKKRRKLEFRDTVVQSVTLSHEPQFVALRRWLQQRGFSSKLLVPAHFSDTGRGLMTLEPIKAGALLISLPEKCLLTTSTVLRSYIGEYMKRWKPPIAPLLALCTFLISERHFGQLAEWKPYIDVLPQKYTCPAYFSDEVIEVLPGNMRDKALEQRAKVQELQTSSLGFFSSLQPLFSQPVDGVFTYDALRWAWCSVNTRTVYMEHPPSPYLSMERNVYALAPYLDLLNHCPAVQVEAGFSQGSYEIGSVQGCNRFQQAFICYGPHDNQRLLLEYGFVATGNPHSVVYVDQGVLWQCISTTDRNQLAQKLLFLKNNDFLENLTLSLDGPSWRLMTALRLLSLKLEQYHLWKSVLQGAVVSQDREEWCVEAALRICHNLIDDNARALDKISQLTENADASLTEQLAVVEHLQGEEQGILGFNLEVLQRLKNKFCHVHGTEYQTFPV; this is translated from the exons ATGTTGTCATCCTCCTTGTTAAGGCGCTGGTTGAATTTCCCAGACAGGCTCTTGGTTTTGGACTTTTTTTACCAGTGGTGTGCCACAAGCTTGGTGGTTGCTACTCCTCTTGGTGGCCGTAGAAATCCTGGCAAACAACCCCGGAAGCAGGCAATTTATCGGGAAGAAAACCAAGTTGCTCAACAACCTCAGCCAAGCAAGCTGCCCTCACTATTAAAG CCAATCAACCGTGCGCAGAGAGGCTGCGCAGCCCCGGAAATACAAACTGTATCCGTTTTGCTGCTGAGTGAGGATCG GCAGACCAACATCATGAGGAAGAAAAATGGAAGAAGGGcaaggaagaagaggaggaaactGGAGTTCAGAGATACAGTTGTTCAGTCAG TGACACTATCCCATGAACCACAATTTGTGGCGCTAAGAAGATGGCTGCAACAGCGAGGCTTCAGCTCCAAACTCTTAGTACCAGCACACTTCTCCG acACAGGACGTGGACTGATGACATTAGAGCCTATCAAG GCTGGTGCTTTGCTGATTTCCTTACCTGAGAAATGCCTTTTAACCACCTCTACTGTTCTAAGGAGTTACATTGGTGAATACATGAAAAG ATGGAAACCACCTATTGCTCCTCTACTTGCTCTTTGTACCTTTCTCATCTCTGAGAGACATTTTGGGCAACTTGCTGAATGGAAGCCCTACATTGACGTCCTGCCCCAAAAATACACATGCCCGGCTTACTTCTCTGATGAGGTCATCGAAGTGTTGCCGGGGAACATGAGGGACAAAGCCCTGGAGCAGAGAGCCAAGGTTCAGGAGCTGCAAACCTCTTCGTTGGGAttcttcagctccctccagcCCCTCTTTAGCCAACCTGTGGATGGCGTGTTCACGTATGATGCGCTTCGCTGGGCCTGGTGCAGTGTCAACACACGCACTGTGTATATGGAGCACCCGCCCAGCCCTTATTTGTCTATGGAGAGAAATGTGTATGCTTTAGCCCCATACCTGGACCTGCTCAACCACTGTCCAGCCGTACAG GTAGAGGCGGGCTTCAGCCAAGGAAGCTATGAGATAGGTAGCGTCCAGGGCTGCAATCGATTCCAGCAGGCTTTCATCTGTTACGGTCCCCATGACAACCAACGTCTCCTGCTGGAGTATGGTTTTGTTGCTACCGGAAACCCTCACAGTGTTGTTTATGTAGACCAAG GTGTCCTCTGGCAATGCATCAGTACaacagacagaaaccagctGGCGCAGAAACTACTTTTCCTAAAGAACAATGACTTTTTAGA AAATCTGACCCTAAGTTTGGACGGGCCCTCCTGGAGACTGATGACTGCACTCAGGTTGCTCTCACTCAAGCTAGAACAATA CCATCTGTGGAAGAGTGTCCTCCAGGGGGCGGTGGTgagccaggacagagaagagtggTGTGTTGAAGCAGCCTTACGGATTTGTCACAACCTCATAGACGACAATGCCAGAGCTCTGGATAAG ATATCCCAACTGACAGAGAATGCGGACGCGTCTTTGACAGAGCAGCTAGCTGTGGTAGAACATCTACAAGGAGAGGAGCAAGGGATTCTGGGTTTTAACCTGGAAGTGCTGCAGAGACTTAAAAACAAATTTTGCCATGTACACGGTACAGAATACCAAACCTTTCCTGTATGA
- the setd4 gene encoding SET domain-containing protein 4 isoform X2 encodes MHLHAPFTEQGWWHREGDQPINRAQRGCAAPEIQTVSVLLLSEDRQTNIMRKKNGRRARKKRRKLEFRDTVVQSVTLSHEPQFVALRRWLQQRGFSSKLLVPAHFSDTGRGLMTLEPIKAGALLISLPEKCLLTTSTVLRSYIGEYMKRWKPPIAPLLALCTFLISERHFGQLAEWKPYIDVLPQKYTCPAYFSDEVIEVLPGNMRDKALEQRAKVQELQTSSLGFFSSLQPLFSQPVDGVFTYDALRWAWCSVNTRTVYMEHPPSPYLSMERNVYALAPYLDLLNHCPAVQVEAGFSQGSYEIGSVQGCNRFQQAFICYGPHDNQRLLLEYGFVATGNPHSVVYVDQGVLWQCISTTDRNQLAQKLLFLKNNDFLENLTLSLDGPSWRLMTALRLLSLKLEQYHLWKSVLQGAVVSQDREEWCVEAALRICHNLIDDNARALDKISQLTENADASLTEQLAVVEHLQGEEQGILGFNLEVLQRLKNKFCHVHGTEYQTFPV; translated from the exons ATGCATCTCCACGCACCGTTTACGGAGCAAGGCTGGTGGCACAGAGAAGGCGATCAG CCAATCAACCGTGCGCAGAGAGGCTGCGCAGCCCCGGAAATACAAACTGTATCCGTTTTGCTGCTGAGTGAGGATCG GCAGACCAACATCATGAGGAAGAAAAATGGAAGAAGGGcaaggaagaagaggaggaaactGGAGTTCAGAGATACAGTTGTTCAGTCAG TGACACTATCCCATGAACCACAATTTGTGGCGCTAAGAAGATGGCTGCAACAGCGAGGCTTCAGCTCCAAACTCTTAGTACCAGCACACTTCTCCG acACAGGACGTGGACTGATGACATTAGAGCCTATCAAG GCTGGTGCTTTGCTGATTTCCTTACCTGAGAAATGCCTTTTAACCACCTCTACTGTTCTAAGGAGTTACATTGGTGAATACATGAAAAG ATGGAAACCACCTATTGCTCCTCTACTTGCTCTTTGTACCTTTCTCATCTCTGAGAGACATTTTGGGCAACTTGCTGAATGGAAGCCCTACATTGACGTCCTGCCCCAAAAATACACATGCCCGGCTTACTTCTCTGATGAGGTCATCGAAGTGTTGCCGGGGAACATGAGGGACAAAGCCCTGGAGCAGAGAGCCAAGGTTCAGGAGCTGCAAACCTCTTCGTTGGGAttcttcagctccctccagcCCCTCTTTAGCCAACCTGTGGATGGCGTGTTCACGTATGATGCGCTTCGCTGGGCCTGGTGCAGTGTCAACACACGCACTGTGTATATGGAGCACCCGCCCAGCCCTTATTTGTCTATGGAGAGAAATGTGTATGCTTTAGCCCCATACCTGGACCTGCTCAACCACTGTCCAGCCGTACAG GTAGAGGCGGGCTTCAGCCAAGGAAGCTATGAGATAGGTAGCGTCCAGGGCTGCAATCGATTCCAGCAGGCTTTCATCTGTTACGGTCCCCATGACAACCAACGTCTCCTGCTGGAGTATGGTTTTGTTGCTACCGGAAACCCTCACAGTGTTGTTTATGTAGACCAAG GTGTCCTCTGGCAATGCATCAGTACaacagacagaaaccagctGGCGCAGAAACTACTTTTCCTAAAGAACAATGACTTTTTAGA AAATCTGACCCTAAGTTTGGACGGGCCCTCCTGGAGACTGATGACTGCACTCAGGTTGCTCTCACTCAAGCTAGAACAATA CCATCTGTGGAAGAGTGTCCTCCAGGGGGCGGTGGTgagccaggacagagaagagtggTGTGTTGAAGCAGCCTTACGGATTTGTCACAACCTCATAGACGACAATGCCAGAGCTCTGGATAAG ATATCCCAACTGACAGAGAATGCGGACGCGTCTTTGACAGAGCAGCTAGCTGTGGTAGAACATCTACAAGGAGAGGAGCAAGGGATTCTGGGTTTTAACCTGGAAGTGCTGCAGAGACTTAAAAACAAATTTTGCCATGTACACGGTACAGAATACCAAACCTTTCCTGTATGA
- the cbr1 gene encoding carbonyl reductase [NADPH] 1, whose product MTKVALVTGSNKGIGLAIVQSLCKQYGGDVYLSSRDVGRGTAAVEKLQSEGLKPFFRQLDITDPESVRAARDFFKEKYGGVDVLINNAGMAFKVADTTPFGTQAKVTLKTNFFATRDMCNEFLPIIKPGGRVVNVSSIMSSIALNRCSPELQARFRSSDITEEELVGLMERFVKEAQDGVHSKGGWPDTAYGISKTGVTVLSRIHARKLRQERPADQILLNACCPGWVRTDMAGPKATKSPEEGAITPVYLALLPAGAEEPHGQFVSDKMVQPW is encoded by the exons ATGACAAAAGTTGCACTCGTGACTGGTTCCAATAAGGGTATTGGATTAGCAATTGTGCAGTCGCTTTGCAAGCAGTATGGCGGTGATGTTTACCTCAGTTCCCGAGATGTTGGCCGTGGCACAGCGGCTGTGGAGAAACTGCAATCAGAAGGGCTGAAACCCTTCTTCCGTCAGCTTGACATCACTGACCCAGAAAGTGTGCGTGCGGCCCGAGACTTCTTTAAAGAGAAATATGGTGGAGTTGATGTGCTCATTAACAATGCTGGGATGGCCTTTAAAG TTGCTGATACTACACCCTTTGGAACCCAAGCTAAGGTGACCCtcaaaacaaacttttttgCCACAAGAGACATGTGCAATGAGTTTCTCCCAATCATCAAACCAGGGG ggAGGGTGGTGAACGTGTCAAGCATAATGAGCTCCATAGCACTGAACCGCTGCTCCCCTGAACTCCAGGCCCGCTTCCGTAGCAGTGACATTACAGAGGAGGAGCTGGTGGGGCTGATGGAGAGGTTTGTCAAGGAGGCGCAGGATGGGGTGCACTCCAAAGGAGGCTGGCCCGACACAGCCTATGGGATATCCAAAACGGGCGTCACCGTGCTCTCAAGGATCCATGCCCGCAAGCTGAGGCAGGAGAGACCAGCCGATCAAATCCTCCTGAACGCTTGCTGCCCCGGCTGGGTTCGGACGGACATGGCCGGACCGAAAGCCACCAAGTCACCAGAAGAGGGCGCCATCACCCCTGTCTACCTGGCTCTGCTTCCAGCAGGGGCAGAGGAGCCTCACGGGCAGTTTGTGTCTGACAAGATGGTCCAACCATGGTGA
- the LOC105019677 gene encoding cystatin-1, with amino-acid sequence MFYFRHSLYTLCCLSAIAFAMSSALPAKQNVDPADPEVQACVAFGMESFNFHSPTQKLNTISKFHSVTREEVGGGRYDIDVELIGSSHSSNNQVFRCHFVIVTAPWKNHQRILIKSSCEPVS; translated from the exons atgttttacttCAGGCATTCACTCTACACCCTCTGCTGCCTGTCAGCCATTGCCTTTGCCATGTCCAGTGCCCTTCCTGCGAAGCAAAATGTGGACCCGGCTGACCCTGAGGTACAGGCGTGCGTTGCCTTTGGAATGGAGAGCTTCAACTTCCACAGCCCGACTCAAAAACTCAACACCATTAGCAAGTTCCACTCTGTCACCAGAGAG GAGGTCGGTGGAGGTCGGTATGACATTGATGTGGAGTTGATAGGTTCTTCACACTCCAGCAACAACCAG GTTTTCCGCTGCCATTTTGTTATTGTGACTGCTCCATGGAAGAACCATCAAAGAATTCTGATCAAGAGCAGCTGTGAACCAGTGTCTTAA